Proteins encoded together in one Chitinophaga lutea window:
- a CDS encoding SusC/RagA family TonB-linked outer membrane protein, with protein MEVLSAKKSTLRWILCFAMLIAPTVLTYAQSGTVSGTVTDDKGGPLPGVTVQVKGTAVGTQSDVAGKFSLPLKTPSAVLVFSFVGFETKEITTGPAANVSVRLAEATKGLNEVIIVGYGQQKRQNVVGSAVQINAEQLKQAPAMNLTNALAGRLPGLTTLQQSGRPGADDAALRIRGVGTTGPNQGPLIVVDGVPRSNMSSIDYSEIETITLLKDAVSTAVYGLQAANGIVLITTKRGKNQKPTITYDGGVQLTQNTRFPKFLNGPDYMEWYNRGTDMDNDYNENTGVNLVPHVYSKEQIEAVRNGTNTNPLLGNTDWVGKLAGNTAFSQNHNISIRGGTERVKYFTSAGMLDQDGVIENTGFKRYNVRTNLDAQLNDVFSVAVDLSLRQTNTRTPGISPDNTAYLNPFYQAVRMLPNMPEYAPNGLPTAYNSNAGWVNPLASVQQSGYQNSQSNIFQGTFTMKAKIPWVQGLEVKLLAAYDKTGTENKSWLTPYRLMGRGRDQITGDFVELTTVPGITRTTLRQSYSQAWRKTFQPSITYARTFGDHDVTVLALYEFSQGNNNVFSTGASNFPLTDIHEIDFGGKDPLDVITPTGSSNTDSRGGYVGRINYAYKGKYLAEISTRYDASIMFHPDYRWDLFPAVGLGWIVSKESFFEGASGVVDFLKLKGSMGRMGNDKINGGYYQYYQTYKLNEDPVMVIGGKPVSAIYTSAPPFPTITWETSTMTNVGFEAQLLNNKLGIDFDWFYKVTEDILQGQGGLYPGTIGGYYPANVNSGIVDNRGFDLQIRHSNTIGKLEYSVTGNFNWARNKIIRLDEASSTPEWMRRVGRPIGTKFGFQTDGFYQNWQEANNGTSPSAGTIAPGFFRYVDINGDGRITRTEDFTVIGRSNLPEIMYGLNIYLKYGGFDFSALLQGAALSSVNLAGTYEGSSGTSGVDDNTPFTRAFYGYGNSPYFLVENAWTPDNPNAEFPRLSAYKAQLTAHNAHINSGWVRKGDYLRVKTVQLGYNVPKKLLERAKIQQLRVYVSGFNLFTFDKLKYLDPEMPNVNNGFYPQQRIMAAGVNLSF; from the coding sequence ATGGAAGTGTTATCAGCCAAAAAAAGTACGTTGAGGTGGATCCTATGCTTCGCGATGTTGATCGCGCCCACCGTATTGACGTATGCACAATCCGGTACCGTGAGCGGTACCGTTACGGACGACAAGGGAGGCCCGCTGCCCGGGGTAACCGTGCAGGTGAAAGGCACTGCTGTCGGTACCCAGTCGGACGTTGCCGGCAAATTCTCTCTCCCTTTGAAAACCCCTTCGGCCGTACTGGTCTTCAGCTTTGTCGGCTTTGAAACAAAAGAAATTACCACCGGCCCCGCAGCGAATGTATCGGTTCGCCTGGCGGAAGCCACCAAGGGCCTCAACGAAGTGATCATCGTGGGTTATGGCCAGCAGAAACGCCAGAACGTAGTAGGCTCTGCTGTGCAGATCAACGCGGAACAGCTGAAGCAGGCGCCGGCAATGAACCTCACCAACGCGCTGGCGGGCCGCTTGCCGGGGTTGACTACCCTGCAGCAATCCGGCCGCCCGGGCGCAGACGATGCCGCATTGCGCATCCGCGGTGTGGGTACCACCGGCCCTAACCAGGGCCCGCTGATCGTGGTAGATGGAGTGCCCCGCAGTAACATGTCGAGCATCGACTACAGCGAAATCGAAACCATCACCCTCCTGAAAGACGCGGTTAGCACCGCGGTATACGGTTTACAAGCGGCCAACGGCATCGTGCTGATCACCACCAAACGTGGTAAGAACCAGAAACCCACCATCACTTACGATGGCGGCGTACAGCTGACGCAGAACACCCGTTTCCCTAAATTCCTCAATGGTCCGGATTACATGGAATGGTACAACAGGGGAACGGATATGGACAACGATTACAATGAAAATACCGGCGTGAACCTCGTGCCGCATGTATATTCCAAAGAACAGATCGAAGCGGTGCGCAACGGCACCAATACCAACCCGCTGCTCGGTAATACCGACTGGGTAGGGAAGCTGGCGGGCAACACAGCCTTCTCGCAGAATCATAATATTTCCATCAGGGGCGGCACCGAGCGCGTGAAATACTTTACCAGCGCGGGCATGCTCGATCAGGACGGCGTCATCGAAAACACCGGCTTCAAACGCTACAACGTGCGGACCAACCTCGATGCGCAGTTGAATGATGTGTTCTCCGTGGCGGTGGACCTGTCTTTACGCCAGACGAACACCCGCACACCCGGTATTTCCCCGGACAACACCGCGTACCTCAACCCGTTTTACCAGGCGGTGAGGATGCTGCCCAACATGCCGGAATACGCGCCGAACGGGCTGCCCACCGCTTATAACAGTAACGCCGGCTGGGTGAATCCGCTGGCATCCGTACAACAATCGGGTTACCAGAATTCCCAATCCAACATCTTCCAGGGTACTTTCACCATGAAAGCAAAAATTCCCTGGGTGCAGGGTCTGGAGGTGAAGTTGCTGGCCGCATACGATAAAACCGGCACTGAAAACAAAAGCTGGCTCACGCCGTACAGGCTGATGGGCCGCGGCCGCGATCAGATCACCGGCGACTTTGTGGAACTGACCACCGTGCCCGGTATCACGAGAACCACGCTGCGCCAGTCGTACAGCCAGGCCTGGCGTAAAACCTTTCAGCCCAGCATCACCTACGCCCGCACCTTTGGCGATCACGACGTGACCGTGCTGGCGCTGTATGAATTCAGCCAGGGCAACAACAACGTATTCTCTACCGGCGCGAGCAACTTCCCGCTCACCGACATCCACGAAATCGACTTCGGTGGTAAAGACCCGCTGGATGTGATCACACCTACCGGCAGCAGCAATACCGATTCCCGTGGTGGTTATGTGGGCCGTATCAATTACGCCTATAAAGGAAAATACCTCGCGGAAATCTCCACCCGTTACGATGCTTCCATCATGTTCCATCCCGATTACCGCTGGGACCTGTTCCCCGCTGTGGGCCTGGGCTGGATAGTGAGCAAGGAATCGTTTTTTGAAGGCGCCAGCGGCGTGGTGGACTTCCTCAAACTGAAAGGTTCAATGGGTAGAATGGGTAACGACAAGATCAACGGCGGTTATTACCAGTACTACCAGACTTATAAACTGAATGAAGATCCCGTGATGGTGATCGGCGGCAAACCGGTGTCTGCCATCTACACCAGCGCACCGCCTTTCCCGACCATCACCTGGGAAACCTCCACGATGACCAACGTCGGTTTTGAGGCGCAGTTGCTGAACAATAAACTGGGCATTGATTTCGACTGGTTCTATAAAGTGACGGAAGACATCCTGCAGGGCCAGGGCGGCCTGTACCCCGGCACTATCGGCGGTTATTATCCTGCCAACGTGAACAGCGGCATCGTAGACAACCGCGGCTTTGATTTGCAGATCCGTCACAGCAACACCATTGGTAAACTGGAGTACAGCGTCACCGGTAACTTTAACTGGGCAAGAAATAAGATCATCCGTTTGGATGAGGCTTCTTCCACACCCGAATGGATGCGCCGCGTAGGCAGGCCCATCGGCACCAAGTTCGGGTTCCAGACGGATGGTTTCTACCAGAACTGGCAGGAAGCCAACAACGGCACGTCTCCCAGCGCAGGCACCATCGCTCCCGGCTTCTTCCGGTATGTGGACATCAACGGCGACGGCCGCATCACCCGTACCGAAGACTTCACCGTGATCGGCCGCAGCAACCTGCCCGAGATCATGTACGGCCTCAACATCTACCTGAAATACGGCGGCTTCGACTTTTCCGCCTTGCTGCAGGGCGCCGCACTGAGCAGCGTGAACCTCGCCGGTACGTATGAAGGCTCCAGCGGCACTTCCGGTGTGGACGACAATACACCGTTCACCCGCGCATTCTATGGTTACGGTAACTCTCCTTATTTCCTCGTGGAAAACGCCTGGACGCCCGATAACCCGAATGCGGAATTCCCCCGTTTGTCGGCTTACAAGGCACAGCTTACCGCACACAATGCCCACATCAACTCCGGTTGGGTGCGCAAGGGCGATTACCTCCGTGTGAAAACCGTACAGCTGGGCTACAACGTGCCGAAAAAACTGCTTGAGCGCGCCAAGATCCAGCAACTGAGGGTGTATGTGTCCGGCTTCAACCTGTTCACATTCGACAAACTGAAGTACCTCGATCCGGAAATGCCCAACGTGAACAACGGCTTCTATCCGCAACAGCGCATTATGGCAGCAGGTGTAAACCTTTCATTCTAA